Proteins encoded within one genomic window of Streptomyces sp. NBC_01237:
- a CDS encoding class I SAM-dependent methyltransferase, which translates to MDIEDPKDLVRRGYDALSLRYDLAYSAETKYQPWISELCGRLPAGGTVLDLGCGSGVPVVRDLTAAGYRVTGVDISGEQIRRARESVPQAEFVRADATAVEFGPASFDAVVSLYALIHIPLQEQLPLLEKIAGWLRPGGWFLGTTGHRAWTGVDEDWLGGGTPMWWSHADAATNRSWITRAGLTVEREEFVPEGDSGHALFWAGRP; encoded by the coding sequence ATGGACATCGAAGATCCCAAAGACCTCGTCCGGCGCGGGTACGACGCGCTCTCCCTCCGCTATGACCTGGCGTACTCCGCCGAGACGAAGTACCAGCCGTGGATCAGCGAACTGTGCGGTCGTCTCCCGGCGGGAGGCACGGTGCTGGACCTGGGGTGCGGAAGCGGAGTGCCCGTCGTCCGCGACCTGACGGCCGCGGGCTACCGTGTTACCGGCGTCGACATCAGCGGGGAACAGATCCGCAGAGCCAGGGAGTCGGTGCCGCAGGCCGAATTCGTCCGTGCTGACGCCACAGCCGTGGAGTTCGGACCGGCCTCCTTCGATGCGGTCGTCTCCCTGTATGCGCTCATCCACATCCCGCTCCAGGAACAGCTTCCGCTGCTGGAGAAGATCGCCGGATGGCTGCGCCCCGGCGGTTGGTTCCTGGGCACCACCGGCCATCGGGCCTGGACCGGCGTCGATGAGGACTGGTTGGGTGGCGGGACCCCTATGTGGTGGAGCCATGCCGACGCCGCCACGAACCGGAGCTGGATCACTCGGGCCGGTCTCACCGTCGAGAGGGAAGAGTTCGTGCCCGAAGGCGACAGCGGGCACGCTCTGTTCTGGGCCGGACGCCCCTGA
- a CDS encoding phytanoyl-CoA dioxygenase family protein — protein sequence MTTQVFSRTLEKFSDDGFTALGEVISPSDLAVYRDIYDRLLSGDIESGDKRSDLGSHVPRKEGVRENITQIMWPSALYPPLCDLPLHHRALTMARELIGADAELDFDMMIHKAPHTDVATPWHQDAAYWVDMPDRRAVSIWVALDDADLDNGCMWYVQGSHQKPLRPHRPTSDGKNIECDCSEDEPGATPVPVRAGEAVAHSGTTLHYSRGNTTGGTRRAYILNYRPAAMIQLERERGADHGLNENVRQVRNPDAAED from the coding sequence TTGACCACGCAAGTGTTTTCCAGGACTTTAGAGAAGTTTTCCGATGACGGGTTCACCGCCCTGGGGGAGGTGATCTCCCCCAGCGATCTCGCGGTCTACCGGGACATCTATGACCGCCTCCTGAGCGGTGACATCGAATCCGGAGACAAGAGATCCGATCTCGGCTCACACGTTCCACGCAAAGAGGGCGTGCGGGAGAACATCACCCAGATCATGTGGCCGTCGGCGCTCTATCCGCCGCTGTGCGATCTCCCGTTGCACCACAGGGCCCTCACGATGGCCCGTGAACTCATCGGCGCGGACGCGGAACTCGATTTCGACATGATGATTCACAAGGCCCCGCACACGGACGTTGCCACGCCCTGGCACCAGGACGCGGCCTACTGGGTCGACATGCCCGATCGCCGCGCCGTCTCGATCTGGGTGGCGCTGGACGACGCGGATCTCGACAACGGCTGCATGTGGTACGTCCAGGGCTCCCATCAGAAGCCACTGCGACCGCACCGCCCCACGAGCGACGGCAAGAACATCGAATGCGACTGCTCCGAGGACGAGCCGGGTGCCACGCCCGTGCCCGTACGGGCGGGAGAGGCGGTGGCGCACTCCGGGACCACACTGCATTACTCGCGCGGCAACACCACGGGCGGCACGCGACGCGCCTACATCCTCAACTACCGCCCCGCCGCCATGATCCAGCTCGAACGCGAGCGCGGCGCCGACCACGGCCTCAACGAGAACGTGCGGCAGGTCCGTAACCCGGACGCGGCCGAGGACTGA
- a CDS encoding GNAT family N-acetyltransferase produces MNAVDLGDFVVRRANESESGALVEIDSVAVEGDAERRANIRKWCEQGLVIVAEDASGLLGYCVVEYTFFEQGFVTMLMVASAARGRGVGQRLLDAVAASCTTSKLFTSTNVSNQPMQRLLQRAGWSPVGLLHGLDEGDPELFYLCRPQNTPV; encoded by the coding sequence ATGAACGCAGTGGACCTTGGCGACTTCGTTGTGCGCCGTGCAAATGAGTCGGAGTCGGGCGCGCTGGTGGAGATCGACTCGGTCGCGGTCGAGGGGGACGCCGAGCGGCGGGCGAATATCCGCAAGTGGTGCGAGCAGGGCTTGGTGATCGTCGCGGAGGACGCGTCCGGCCTGCTCGGCTACTGCGTGGTTGAGTACACGTTCTTCGAACAGGGCTTCGTCACGATGCTGATGGTGGCGTCGGCAGCCCGCGGGAGGGGCGTTGGCCAGCGGTTGCTGGACGCCGTGGCGGCTTCGTGCACGACCTCGAAACTGTTCACCTCGACCAACGTGTCCAACCAGCCGATGCAACGACTGCTCCAACGAGCCGGCTGGAGCCCGGTCGGCCTTCTCCACGGCCTCGATGAGGGCGATCCCGAGCTGTTCTACCTTTGCCGGCCGCAGAACACGCCGGTCTGA
- a CDS encoding NAD-dependent epimerase/dehydratase family protein: MTHPRRIAAAEEVAAKDSQGRVRVVVDPDPTGPPTALRTANPSWNCVGDAATHHIVFQDDVLLAEEFFAYVEKTAAAVPGEAVAFYEGWEGRNSGVVRLGALTGEHWAYAIDEHVPSLALMLPADAARGYARFAAEHGDGWPYDVVIQRYLKTLDIPVRLAVPCTVDHDDVPSLAGNSKHGWRRATLFSSEVVDVTTYTCASFSVVPFYQYGESKCAVRGDARWEYLDTDRYLRRIGLAERCDGDFADAGTVGAKGEAGLPAVVRRQVWLTAFATGAVVAGLTERDPDPETAGAVMDSLGPGGLCEEYTGAELLPMIPLIRELALAAFESGRAARRAGGDTTAPVTPAAGVVVTGGSPAFGEQLAGLLTDAGCGAAYAGQLGPEQDGDVRTLVHLGDPHSGHRVSDLLADAEKLGIERLVHVSSAAVYRGAGTGDRTEDSLSAQPHDAEARAWWDEEQECLRWGGETGTPVQIVRVAEQVGAHAPLRGVLATWMLQAWTRRPMVLAEGRHHQVVDHRDLAEALAAVLAGPVRSPVYNVASARYDETEFAELAAETARRTPWEQAAGAGTPHTPPMSTALITAETGWQASAPVRNGARAQAQWLACDTHDHIPGAPRQDTDA; this comes from the coding sequence ATGACCCACCCCAGGAGAATTGCCGCAGCCGAGGAGGTTGCGGCAAAGGACTCGCAGGGGCGCGTTCGCGTCGTCGTGGACCCGGACCCCACCGGCCCGCCCACCGCGCTGCGTACCGCGAATCCCTCGTGGAACTGTGTCGGGGACGCTGCGACACATCACATCGTCTTCCAGGACGATGTGCTCCTGGCCGAGGAATTCTTCGCGTACGTGGAGAAGACCGCCGCCGCCGTTCCGGGAGAGGCTGTCGCCTTCTACGAAGGGTGGGAGGGCAGGAACAGCGGCGTCGTGCGTCTGGGGGCCCTCACCGGGGAACACTGGGCGTACGCGATCGACGAGCACGTCCCGTCGCTGGCGCTGATGCTTCCGGCCGACGCCGCCCGGGGATACGCCCGGTTCGCCGCGGAGCACGGTGACGGGTGGCCGTACGACGTCGTCATTCAGCGGTACCTCAAGACGCTGGACATTCCGGTCAGACTCGCCGTTCCCTGCACGGTCGACCACGACGACGTGCCGAGCCTCGCGGGAAACAGCAAGCATGGGTGGCGGCGGGCAACTCTCTTCTCCAGCGAGGTTGTTGACGTCACTACCTACACGTGTGCCTCATTCTCCGTAGTGCCCTTCTACCAGTACGGGGAATCCAAGTGCGCGGTGCGCGGCGACGCGCGCTGGGAGTACCTGGACACCGACCGCTATCTGCGCCGGATCGGCCTGGCCGAACGCTGCGACGGCGACTTCGCCGATGCAGGCACAGTGGGCGCGAAGGGCGAGGCCGGTCTGCCCGCCGTCGTGCGCCGGCAGGTGTGGCTCACGGCCTTCGCGACAGGCGCCGTCGTCGCCGGACTGACGGAGCGGGACCCCGACCCCGAGACGGCCGGAGCCGTGATGGACTCCCTCGGCCCCGGTGGGCTGTGCGAGGAGTACACCGGCGCCGAACTTCTCCCCATGATTCCCCTGATCAGGGAACTGGCCCTGGCCGCCTTCGAATCCGGCCGGGCTGCGCGCCGGGCCGGCGGTGACACCACTGCCCCAGTCACCCCGGCGGCGGGCGTCGTGGTCACCGGTGGCAGTCCGGCGTTCGGTGAGCAACTGGCCGGGCTGCTCACCGACGCGGGCTGCGGCGCCGCGTATGCCGGACAGCTCGGCCCGGAACAGGACGGGGACGTACGCACCCTGGTCCACCTCGGTGATCCGCACAGCGGCCACCGCGTGTCGGATCTGCTCGCCGACGCCGAGAAGCTCGGGATCGAGCGTCTCGTCCATGTGAGCTCGGCAGCCGTCTACCGCGGCGCGGGCACCGGCGATCGCACGGAGGACTCGCTCTCCGCACAGCCGCACGACGCGGAGGCCCGCGCCTGGTGGGACGAGGAGCAGGAATGCCTGCGCTGGGGCGGCGAGACCGGCACCCCCGTGCAGATCGTGCGCGTCGCCGAGCAGGTGGGGGCGCACGCACCGCTGCGCGGTGTGCTCGCCACCTGGATGCTTCAGGCATGGACGCGCCGGCCCATGGTCCTGGCCGAAGGGCGCCACCACCAGGTGGTCGACCACCGCGACCTGGCGGAAGCACTCGCCGCCGTCCTCGCCGGGCCCGTACGCTCCCCCGTCTACAACGTGGCCTCGGCGCGTTACGACGAGACCGAGTTCGCCGAACTCGCCGCGGAGACGGCGCGGCGCACCCCCTGGGAGCAGGCTGCCGGCGCCGGTACGCCGCACACGCCCCCCATGTCCACCGCCCTGATCACGGCCGAGACCGGCTGGCAGGCATCGGCCCCGGTACGGAACGGGGCACGGGCACAGGCCCAGTGGCTGGCCTGCGACACCCACGACCACATCCCCGGCGCCCCGCGGCAGGACACCGATGCCTGA
- a CDS encoding transporter substrate-binding domain-containing protein, translated as MQQLEDLFPYPRAQWSEFLKGHKLITLWLLENVVTKLVPPQDQHRQRGIGRQLLKAAEQADAARRAAGSAADPPEGTVNELQLRLDDARQGQIKAQATVQGLTQLIYAFVSAMADLKQRCRNLETERDTARRQLRQQEASTTANQQRAAENRRRAAENQQRLAETEERLAEAEKQCARVEERLARARREQQEAEDLRIEALQQAEQHRRAYQQRTGKDTPAGSPGGDGDSVPPPQPWEYDRFLEAADAQLDSYGAHMDAIREQIGIPAPPASDEPRTIPGEAAPTPSQDSTGTGTGTANITHGPSAVSEDNSADGADNSGRNRGDDPRANRSGSAGGRRDRGWRTVLISTTCLALLAGGWLAWDQLRDEGVKVPPDTHGPQRETDEASLPESGVLQKAKNNEKIRIGVKADQPGLSEKSGNKWSGFDIEFARNIAKALGFGDRIEFIAAGSRSREDMLQNGQVDIFVGSYSITPGRKAKVAFAGPYLSTNQGVLAVEDPSDTDKSRMVEGGEIVTKEVNSLEEFPNGTRICTASESISKEILDEFPEKDFTLDDSKTDYKACVEELKEYRDASAASWKTHVVVTDRIILSGFLTRNPDLKVIRDYLKGSTTRWGVGMAKNDPALHRLVCKSIAEQIEDKTWDELRESHLQEGIDKAMPTDIYVTAPQEKQRIECRDK; from the coding sequence ATGCAGCAGCTGGAAGACCTGTTCCCCTACCCACGCGCCCAGTGGAGCGAATTCCTCAAGGGTCACAAGCTCATCACTCTGTGGCTGCTGGAAAACGTCGTCACCAAACTGGTCCCTCCACAGGACCAGCATCGGCAACGGGGCATCGGGCGCCAGCTGTTGAAAGCCGCCGAACAGGCCGACGCGGCTCGCCGAGCGGCCGGATCCGCTGCCGATCCGCCCGAGGGAACCGTGAACGAACTCCAGCTACGTCTGGACGACGCACGCCAAGGTCAGATCAAGGCACAGGCGACGGTGCAGGGTCTCACCCAGCTCATCTATGCCTTCGTGAGCGCGATGGCCGACCTCAAGCAACGCTGCAGGAACCTGGAGACCGAACGGGACACGGCACGTCGGCAACTGCGCCAGCAGGAGGCCAGCACCACCGCCAACCAGCAGCGCGCCGCCGAGAACAGACGGCGCGCGGCCGAGAATCAACAGCGCCTGGCCGAGACGGAGGAGCGTCTGGCCGAGGCCGAGAAGCAGTGCGCACGGGTCGAGGAGAGGCTGGCACGCGCCCGCCGGGAACAGCAAGAAGCCGAAGACCTGCGTATCGAAGCACTTCAGCAGGCCGAGCAGCACCGCCGCGCCTACCAGCAGCGCACCGGGAAGGACACTCCGGCCGGATCCCCTGGTGGGGACGGTGACTCGGTGCCGCCTCCTCAGCCGTGGGAGTACGACCGCTTCCTCGAAGCCGCTGACGCGCAGCTCGACTCGTACGGCGCCCACATGGACGCCATCCGTGAGCAGATCGGCATCCCGGCCCCGCCCGCATCCGACGAGCCGCGGACCATTCCTGGCGAGGCTGCCCCCACTCCCTCCCAGGACAGCACCGGCACCGGCACCGGCACCGCGAACATCACCCATGGTCCTTCCGCCGTGTCGGAGGACAACAGTGCCGACGGTGCCGACAACAGCGGCCGGAACCGTGGAGACGATCCCCGGGCGAACAGATCCGGATCAGCAGGCGGCCGAAGAGACAGAGGATGGCGCACGGTGCTGATCAGCACGACGTGCCTGGCTCTGCTGGCCGGCGGCTGGCTCGCCTGGGACCAGCTGCGGGACGAAGGAGTGAAGGTCCCGCCGGACACCCATGGGCCCCAGCGGGAAACCGACGAAGCGTCCCTGCCGGAGTCCGGCGTACTTCAGAAGGCGAAGAACAACGAAAAGATCAGAATCGGGGTGAAAGCCGACCAGCCGGGACTGAGCGAGAAGTCCGGCAACAAGTGGTCCGGATTCGATATCGAGTTCGCCAGGAACATCGCGAAGGCACTGGGATTCGGAGACAGGATCGAATTCATTGCAGCCGGTTCCCGCAGCCGGGAGGACATGCTGCAGAACGGGCAGGTCGATATTTTCGTGGGAAGTTACAGCATCACCCCGGGCCGTAAGGCCAAGGTGGCCTTCGCGGGCCCCTACCTCTCCACCAATCAGGGAGTCCTGGCAGTGGAGGATCCGAGCGACACCGACAAGAGCCGCATGGTGGAGGGAGGCGAAATAGTGACGAAGGAGGTCAACAGCCTTGAGGAGTTCCCCAACGGAACCAGAATCTGTACAGCGAGCGAGTCGATCTCCAAAGAGATCTTGGACGAATTTCCGGAGAAGGACTTCACCCTCGATGACAGCAAAACCGACTACAAGGCTTGCGTGGAAGAGCTCAAAGAATACCGGGACGCTTCTGCCGCATCCTGGAAGACCCACGTGGTGGTCACGGACAGAATCATCCTTTCCGGCTTCCTGACCCGTAACCCCGACCTCAAAGTGATCCGCGACTACTTGAAAGGAAGTACGACTCGCTGGGGTGTGGGCATGGCAAAGAACGACCCCGCCCTGCACCGCCTCGTGTGCAAATCCATCGCAGAACAGATCGAGGACAAGACCTGGGACGAACTGCGCGAGAGTCACCTTCAGGAGGGCATCGACAAGGCGATGCCCACAGATATCTACGTCACCGCCCCGCAAGAGAAGCAGCGAATCGAGTGCCGCGACAAGTAA
- a CDS encoding nucleotide sugar dehydrogenase, translated as MRSDLVVIGLGYVGLPLAVEAGRSGLSVIGLDRDAATVARLNDGVSHVDDIDDATVDGLRAQGFTATTDERVIAETDTVVICVPTPLSTHGGPDLTMVESACAMISRQLRPGTLVVLESTTYPGTTDEVVLPILEKSGLTAGTDFHLAFSPERVDPGNKVYGIRNTPKVVGGYSSACATAAAAFYGKIVDQVVQAAGTREAEMAKLIENTYRHVNIALVNEMAIFSHELGIDLWDAISCAATKPFGYQAFRPGPGVGGHCIPIDPNYLAHKVRTLGYPFRMVELAQEINTRMPRYVAERAQQLLDSSGTTLSGARVLLLGVTYKADIADQRETSARDVARRLRTLGAEVSYHDPYIRDWEVDGTPVPEAPDLVDALGRTDLAILLQQHKAFDMAEIEGHAPLLLDTRGSARPQPHVARL; from the coding sequence GTGCGAAGTGACCTTGTCGTCATAGGTCTCGGTTACGTAGGTCTTCCTCTCGCGGTGGAAGCCGGCCGCTCCGGTCTGAGCGTCATCGGTCTCGACCGTGACGCGGCGACCGTCGCGCGGCTCAACGACGGTGTCTCGCACGTGGACGACATCGACGATGCCACCGTGGACGGTCTGCGGGCCCAGGGCTTCACGGCGACCACCGACGAGCGTGTCATCGCCGAGACGGACACCGTCGTCATCTGTGTGCCCACCCCGCTGTCGACCCACGGCGGACCGGATCTGACCATGGTCGAGAGCGCATGCGCCATGATCAGCCGCCAGTTGCGGCCCGGAACCCTGGTCGTGCTCGAATCGACCACCTACCCCGGAACCACCGACGAGGTGGTTCTGCCCATCCTCGAAAAGTCCGGTCTCACCGCGGGCACCGACTTCCACCTGGCCTTCTCGCCGGAACGGGTCGACCCCGGCAACAAGGTCTACGGGATCCGCAACACGCCCAAGGTCGTCGGCGGGTACTCGTCCGCCTGTGCCACCGCCGCCGCGGCCTTCTACGGAAAGATCGTCGACCAGGTCGTCCAGGCCGCCGGTACCCGCGAGGCCGAGATGGCCAAGCTCATCGAGAACACCTACCGGCACGTCAACATCGCGCTGGTCAACGAGATGGCGATCTTCTCCCACGAGCTCGGCATCGACCTGTGGGACGCCATCTCCTGCGCCGCCACCAAGCCCTTCGGCTACCAGGCGTTCCGGCCGGGGCCGGGGGTGGGCGGACACTGCATCCCGATCGACCCCAACTACCTGGCCCACAAGGTCCGTACGCTCGGCTATCCCTTCCGCATGGTGGAGCTGGCCCAGGAGATCAACACGCGGATGCCCCGGTACGTCGCCGAGCGGGCGCAGCAGCTCCTCGACAGCAGCGGCACCACTCTCAGCGGGGCGCGCGTCCTGCTGCTGGGCGTCACCTACAAGGCGGACATCGCCGACCAGCGGGAGACCTCCGCCCGCGATGTCGCCAGAAGGCTCCGCACCCTCGGCGCGGAGGTCTCCTACCACGACCCCTACATACGCGACTGGGAAGTGGACGGTACGCCTGTCCCCGAGGCCCCTGACCTGGTCGACGCCCTGGGCCGGACGGATCTGGCGATCCTCCTTCAGCAGCACAAGGCGTTCGACATGGCCGAGATCGAGGGCCATGCCCCGCTGCTCCTCGACACCCGTGGCTCCGCGCGCCCGCAGCCGCACGTCGCCCGTCTGTAG
- a CDS encoding MFS transporter: MPEEQQTLRPENTTEPGLFSRQYAAATTTFSVVMFLTGFAALAVVPTLPTAARDLDGVSLFPMVAGCFVAASLLGGVMGGHWADRSGARRPLALGMVLSVVTLLVSASSVSIWQLAIGRFVDGLAAGMVAVSVTTAIGQSYPEYLRPRMLAMMSASWVIPSLVGPPLAGVVAEVWSWRVVFYGLAVLTALPALALVVVLRGAPAGGPDSEPADAPPAEERAARPPLMIAAMLSLGAALGQYGVSEWDVRHLVFVAVGVVLLVAFAPRLLPKGTWRSARGLPTAVLLRGLTSGTYFTVEALVPLMLITERHVAAVAVGVAFTASAVLWAGASWVQGKLLQHVARHRLVTAGALIMTASVAFAVLGSFSAVPPLTAAAAMPLAAIGMGLLDPCVTVLSLSHSARHRQGHTTSAMQTNMNLGQVVVLALATAVLNACLAVGTSTLDGYATAFALLLVPTVLVALLAVRARSD; the protein is encoded by the coding sequence ATGCCTGAGGAACAGCAGACTCTCCGGCCGGAGAACACCACGGAGCCGGGTCTCTTCTCCCGGCAGTACGCCGCCGCCACCACGACGTTCAGCGTAGTGATGTTCCTGACCGGGTTCGCGGCGCTGGCCGTGGTGCCCACCCTGCCGACCGCCGCCCGGGACCTGGACGGTGTGTCCCTGTTCCCGATGGTGGCGGGCTGCTTCGTGGCCGCCAGCCTGTTGGGCGGGGTCATGGGCGGCCACTGGGCCGACCGGTCCGGGGCGCGCCGTCCGCTGGCGCTCGGCATGGTCCTCTCGGTGGTGACACTGCTGGTGTCGGCGTCCAGCGTGTCGATCTGGCAGCTCGCGATCGGCCGCTTCGTGGACGGGCTGGCGGCCGGAATGGTCGCGGTGTCGGTGACCACCGCGATCGGCCAGTCCTACCCGGAGTACCTGCGGCCCCGGATGCTCGCGATGATGAGTGCGAGCTGGGTCATCCCGTCGCTGGTCGGGCCGCCGCTGGCCGGTGTGGTCGCCGAGGTCTGGTCCTGGCGTGTGGTCTTCTACGGTCTGGCCGTCCTGACCGCGCTGCCCGCCCTGGCCCTGGTGGTCGTGCTGCGGGGAGCCCCGGCGGGGGGCCCGGACTCGGAGCCCGCCGATGCTCCGCCCGCGGAGGAACGGGCGGCGCGCCCGCCGCTCATGATCGCGGCGATGCTCAGCCTGGGCGCGGCACTCGGCCAGTACGGTGTGTCGGAGTGGGACGTACGCCACCTGGTGTTCGTCGCCGTCGGCGTCGTGCTCCTGGTGGCGTTCGCACCGAGACTGCTGCCGAAGGGTACGTGGCGCAGTGCCCGGGGACTGCCGACCGCGGTACTGCTGCGGGGTCTTACCTCCGGCACCTACTTCACCGTCGAGGCACTGGTGCCGTTGATGCTGATCACCGAGCGGCACGTCGCCGCGGTGGCGGTCGGCGTGGCGTTCACCGCCTCCGCGGTGTTGTGGGCCGGTGCCTCCTGGGTGCAGGGCAAACTGCTCCAGCACGTCGCCCGGCACCGTCTCGTCACGGCCGGCGCCCTGATCATGACCGCCTCCGTCGCCTTCGCGGTGCTGGGGAGCTTCTCGGCCGTGCCGCCGCTCACCGCGGCAGCGGCCATGCCCCTGGCGGCGATCGGGATGGGCCTGCTCGACCCCTGTGTCACCGTGCTGTCCCTCTCGCACAGTGCCCGGCACCGGCAGGGGCACACCACCAGCGCCATGCAGACCAATATGAACCTCGGCCAGGTCGTCGTCCTGGCGCTCGCCACCGCGGTGCTCAACGCCTGTCTCGCCGTGGGGACTTCGACGCTCGACGGCTATGCGACTGCCTTCGCGCTCCTGCTCGTGCCGACCGTTCTGGTCGCTCTCCTGGCCGTCCGCGCACGCAGCGACTGA
- a CDS encoding SMI1/KNR4 family protein, translating to MTHEFDMARSLATAGEDRGAAWVFIRGFVADWVKALGDDDGWDETDLVAAEERLGVQLPSALREAYLLIGRRRDLTSNHDLLLGPSELYVDEAGEALVFRHENQGAASWGIRLGELVDEDPAVFIRADLADKAAERWEGWLERLSLCFIEIVLSEALQADNELCDFLGDFDDDTLALLEQNCTRLPFPPCPSSEKEQGTRWFLGADVLLRDDGIALLARGRTEAALDSLRDLLPGDWLNDFR from the coding sequence ATGACACATGAGTTCGATATGGCGCGGTCGCTCGCTACGGCTGGTGAAGACCGCGGGGCCGCCTGGGTGTTCATCCGGGGATTCGTCGCGGACTGGGTGAAGGCGCTCGGTGATGACGACGGCTGGGACGAGACGGATCTCGTGGCCGCCGAGGAAAGGCTCGGCGTCCAGCTGCCGTCGGCGCTTCGAGAGGCGTACCTGCTGATCGGGCGTCGTCGTGACCTCACCAGCAACCATGACCTTCTGCTCGGCCCGTCCGAGCTGTACGTGGACGAGGCCGGGGAAGCGCTGGTCTTCCGGCACGAGAACCAGGGCGCCGCGTCCTGGGGAATCCGGCTCGGCGAGCTGGTGGACGAGGACCCCGCCGTGTTCATCAGGGCCGACTTGGCCGACAAGGCTGCCGAACGCTGGGAGGGGTGGCTGGAACGGCTGTCGCTGTGCTTCATCGAGATCGTGCTCTCCGAGGCTCTGCAGGCCGACAACGAGCTCTGCGACTTCCTGGGCGACTTCGACGACGACACCCTTGCCCTGCTGGAACAGAACTGCACCCGGCTGCCGTTCCCACCCTGTCCGAGCAGCGAGAAGGAACAGGGCACCCGCTGGTTCCTCGGCGCCGATGTGCTGCTGCGCGACGACGGAATAGCCCTTCTGGCCCGCGGCCGTACCGAAGCGGCCCTCGACAGCCTGCGCGACCTGCTCCCCGGCGACTGGCTCAACGACTTCCGGTAG